The window GTGTCTGAAGCTGGTGACGAGAGACCCCTATGAGCGTCCCTCGTACAGCCGCGTGATCCTCAAGTTCTACAACGACGTGGCGCGGATCGTGGCCCAGAAGCATCCCGACCGACCGCTGGCCGGCTACGTGTACTACAACTACATGTACCCACCCGCCGACGCGCCGAAAACGGAGCCGAACGTCTGGCTGGTGCAGGCGCCGCTGAACTACTACGGCTACGGCCTGCTCAAGCCGGTCTACCGCGAGGAGTTCCCCCGCGTTGTTGAGGGCTGGCTGAAGATCACCCCCAACTTCATCTACCACAACTACAGCAACTGGATGCGGTCGTTCAACGGGGCGCCGCTGCCCGCGGCACGGGACATCCTGAAGCTCGAGGTGCCCACGGCGGCGCGCGCGGGCGCCCAGGGCGTCGAGATGCTGGGCCTGGGGGCGTGGGGTATCGGCGGGCCGACCAACTACATCTACGCCCGGCAGCTCTGGAACCCGACCATTGACGTGGACAAGACATACGAGGAATGGCTGCGCCTGGCGTATGGTCCGGCGTACGCGCCCATGCGCAAGATGCTGGACCAGATCGAGCAGCGCTTCGTGGCGTACAAGTCAGCCGAGAGCCCGGTCTACAAGGGCGAGATGTACGAGATGAACTACGCCAAGGTGGAACAGATCTACTTGCCGCTCTTCCCGGAGATGGAGCGGCTGTACCTGGAGGCAGTGGACAAGGCCCGGACGGACAAGCAGAAGCGGCGCCTGGCGATGTTCGGGGACAACCTCATCATGCTGCACTGGGGGATGACGCGGGCGGGGATGACCTGGCCCGGGGCCGAGAGGTCGGTCTTCTACCGCACCGACGAGCAGTACGCGCAGTTCCTGGCCGACACCGAGTGGGCGTTCTGGGTATACCGCAACTCCGGGAAGCGGTACGTGGCCCCCATCTGGAAGGGTGAGTGGTCGGGCTAGGGACGCCGCCGAAATTCATGATTCCCGCAAGGAGGAATCCTGCGGGCCTCGGGGAAATGACCGCCGAGGGGAGCCGTTGAGGTGCCGTCTCGGGGGAGTACGAGCGGCGTACGGACCGGGAGGGTTCGCGGGAGATGGGTAACACTGCGTCTTCAGACGGACTGATGGAGGTCCGGGTGAGCCCGGCGGTGGTGGTCGTGGTGCTGGTGTTGGTGGCGGCGATCCTGGTGGCGTTGTACCTGACGGTGATAGCCAGACCGCCGACGCCGACGCCGGAGGCGATCGGCGGCGCGCCGGCGACGACTGGCGCGTCTCCTGCCAGCATGCCGGCGGCGTCGGACGCAGCCGCCGCGGCAGGCAAGCCCGCAGTTGGCGGTCAGCCCCCGAAGGACGCGGACAAGCCTGCGGCCGGCGAGAAGGGTGAGGAGCCGTCCGCACCCCCGGCGGCGACGAAGACTCCGGGCGACAGCGGATAGCACCCGGGCTGCAGAAGTGAACAAGCCGCGTCACGGATGACGCGGCTTGCATGGTTTGCGCAGGGGGGAACGCTGGGCTGGCGGGTTACTGTGCTTCCTCCGCGGGCTCCAGCTTGGACTTCAGGGTGATGGCCAGCGGCATCTCGAAGCCGCCCAGGTCCACCCGGGCATCCACCTTCACCGTCGCCTCGCTCTCCACCACGTGTGACTTGCCCATGTCGTACTTCTGGGTCATCTGCGGGATGCTCACGCGGGCGCCGCGCACATCCACCTGGGCGCCCGGCGCCATCGGGTTGGGCACCTTGAAGTCGGGCACGAGCGCGGCGGCGGTGACGGCGAGGGTCGCGACCTGGCCGTCCACCTCCACGAGCTTCCAGCGCGTGTTGATGGGCACGTTGCCCATGCCGGGAAGGGCGTAGACATCCTCGTAGGACCACTCCTGACCGCACGCGACTGGCTGGACCGGCAAGCGGGCCATGTGGGCGATGACCACGACCAGTTGCAGCGGAATGCCGCCGGTCGCGGCCCAGTCTATCGGCTCGGCATCCTTGGCCTCCGGCAGGGACATCTTCCCTCGCTCGTCCACCAGGATCTTCATCGGCGCCGGGTCATCAGGCTGCGAGGCCTGGCCGTTGAGGTTGGCCTTGATGTGCTTGAGCGCCATCTGGGTGGTGGCCTGCTTGGCCTCGGCGTCCACCGACAGCACCTGCATCTCCACATCTGTCGCGGCGTCGCCGGTGATCCCCATGGCCTGCCCCTGCACCAGCGCCTCGACGATCTGGCCGGTGAGCTTCTCCTGCCACTTGGTGTCAGCGGGCGGGGCGCAACGCAGGTCGTACGTCTGCTGGGCATGAGCGACAGTCAGCAGACACAGCAACAGCAACGGCGTCAGCCAACGCAGTGTTCTCATCGATTCCCTCCACAGGGGTATGGGTCGGTCGCAGCTAACCGTTTGGACCAAGGCGGCGGGCCAATTGTTTCACGAAAGGCAGGGCCGGGCGGTCTATTGCCAGGCGCTCGTCTACCACCCTGGCCACCTGCGCCGCGTCACTCAGGGCCTCCAGCTTGTCCAGCATGGCGATGCCCAGGCGTAGCTTGCGGAACAGACGCCGGAGATCGGACGCCGCGGCGGCTGCCTGCCAGCGCACCTGCTGCAGCACGCCGGTGGGCCACCGGCCGCGGATGCCCAGGGCGTAGACGCCGCCGGAGACGGTCGGGCCGAGGCAGGCGCCGCGCTGCCCCAGGGCGATGAAGGCGTGCTGCAAGTCGCGGGCGGCGACATGCGGGGTGCGCGGCCCGAGGATGAGGGTCTCGTCCTCCGGGGTCGGCGCCAGGAACAGCAGGACGTTGTCGAGGCGCTGCGCCAGGTTGGCCCCCATCTGGGGCACCAGCAGCCAGTACTGGGGCGCAACCTGCGCGTACCAGTCGCGGCGGTCGGGGTAGGCGAGGACCAGATCGGGCGGTGGCGAACCGGGGCCGGGATGGACCTCGCGACACACCGCCAGTGTGTCCTTGAGGCCCGCCTCAACCAGTTGCGCCTGAAAGTCGTCACCCGCCGGGACCGAGCCCGTCAGCCCAAGGGTGGGATCGGCTAGGAGGACCAGTGTGCGCTTCATTCGCCGCAGTGTTTCGTGCCGAGGTGGTGTACTGGAGCGGCCAGACGCGGGCTCAGTATACACAAAGCGCACCCGACAAACAACTCACACCACGCGGCGGCATGACCACGTCTGACGGTAGGCTACCACCAGCAACCAGGGCGGGGTGTCCCCCTGGCGGCGAGTCAGTGTCTGCCCCCGTCCGCCATCGTGCGGATGATGTGCGGGGTGACCAGGAGGACCGGGTGGGAGGAGGACGTCACCTGTGTCTCGCCCAGGAGGCTACGGAAGCGCCGCGTGGCGGCATCGGCGGCGCGCTGCATCCCGCCGATGACCATGGACTGGCCGTCCGGCACGCGCACCTGCACATCGGTCATCACGGTCTTGGTGATGGGGATGCTGCTGCCATCGGGGGCGATGACGGCGCCGACAGCGTCGGTGAGCGTCGGCACCAGGCGCATCGTGACGGTGTCATTGCCCGTGATTCGTGGCAGGACCCAGAACTCAATCCCGGTGAAGATGGCGTACGGCTCGACCTCCACGTGCCGGTTGCCCCAGGCGTCGTAGCTGGCACGGGAGATGAAGAAGGGCAGGACCTGACCGAAGGAGACCGTGGCGGGGGTGTTGTTGAAGGTCGTGATGTTGGCCCCGACGGTGTCGCGGCCACGGCTGCGGCGCAGGTCCATCCCGGCCACGGCGAGCAGGTCCCCCACTCCCAGGCCGACCTGCAGCCCGCTCGGCGGCGCATTCCCGACGGTCCCCGCCTCCAGGTTCGGGGTCAGGGCCTGGAAGTCCAGCCCCCATTCCTGCACCTCCTCGGTGGGGTCGTCCAGCATCCGCAGGTCAATGTTGATCATCGGCTGGGGCTTGTCGAGCAGACGGATGATCTCCTCGGTGCGATCGTGGGCGTCGGCGCTGCCGCGCAGGAGAATGGCATTCTGCCGCAGGAGCGCCACCGGGGGTTGGGTGAGGCCGTCGGGCGGGGTGAGGGCGGCGGCGCCGGTGGGGTAGCTGCGCCCGGCAGCGTTCTGGAACCAGCGCCCGGCCCCGCCGGGCAGGCGGCGCACGGCCTCGACCACTGTCTCGTGGACGAAGACCTCGGGGTCCGGCTGGGCGCGGCCGGGCACGATGCCGCCCAGCAGACCGACGATGGCCTCCGGGTCGCCGAAGTTGAGCCGCACCACCCGCAACTGGCCGTCCTGGGCCTCCGCCGCCATCATGGCGGCGACCAGCGACACGACCAAGAGGGCCCGCAGCCCGCGCATCCGATACCTCCGGCAGAGGTCTGACAGTTCGCCCGAAGAATACCCCTTTTGACCCCATGGATACCAAACAGTTCCCCTGGAATGGCTGTGACCGTCCGCCCCGGGTGGGCCTGCTGCTGCTCGGGCATCGCGACTACCAGAACGACATCGGGCTGCACTTCGCTCGGCAGGCCTCCGAGCGCCTGCGTGCGGCGCAGTGCGAGGTGCTCTTCGCGGAGCGCGCGGGGGTGGAGGCGGAGGCCGCCGGCGCTGCCGCCCGGGAGTTGCTCCGTCGCGAGCCCGACGGCGTCATCGTGTGCCCCGGCACGTGGCTGGAGGGCGACACGGCCCTGGCGGCCATTCGCGAGATCGAGCACCTGCCGTTCCTGCTGTGGGGCCTGCCGATGTGCGACTGGGAGGGGCGGCGGGAGTCCACCGGCTCGTTCGTGGCGGCATGCTCGCTCAAGGGCCCGCTGGAGCGCATGGGCTACCGCTTCCGCATGGTTGTGGGCCTGCCGGGGGACGAGGGCACGATGGGGAAGCTGACGCGCTTCGCCCGCGCCGCCGCCGCGCGGCAGCAACTGAAGCGCACCCGCCTGGGCCTGATGGGCTATGTGGCCATGGCGATCTACGCCGGGACGTTCGACCACGTGCTGCTCCGGCGCCTCATCGGGCCGGAGGTCGTGCACCTGGACACGAGCAGCCTCATCCGGGAGATCGAGGCAGTGGACGAGGCGGCGGGGCGGGAGTGGCTGGGCCGGGTACAAGCCCCCGCCCTACAGGTGGAGGCGAGCGACGAGCGGCGGCTGCTGGCGGGGCGGATGACCGAGGCGCTGGCGCGGCTGGCGGTGCGCCACCACCTGCACGGCCTGAACGTGAAGTGCCAGTATGAGCTGTCGCAGGACTATGGCATGACGCCGTGCCTGCCGCTGTCGCTGCTGGCCGACCAGGGCCTCATCGCCAGTTGTGAGGGTGACATGATGGTGCATGTCGCGCAGGCGATGCTGCGCCACTTGACCGGGCAGGTCGTGCCGTACGCGGACTTGCTGGACCTCGTGGGAGCGGTCACCGACCGCGACCCGGGGGCGGTCGGTGACCGCTCCCACGCGCTCTTCTCGGCCTGTGGGTTCGCGCCGCTGTCGCTGCGGCAGCAGGACGGCCCGGGGCGCATCTGCGAGTTCGAGCATCCGGGCTTCAGCGGGCTGATCTGCGGGATCACCCTTCAGCGTGGCCCGGTGACGTTCGCGCAGTTGGCCGAGGGGCGGGGGGACTACCGGCTCCTGTATGGGACAGGTACGGGGGTGGAGACGGAGCTGCGCGGCGGGTGCTTCCCGGCGCTGCAGGTGGAGCTGGACTGCGAGCCCGAGGATCTGCTGCGGGAGATCAAGGGCCAGCACTTCGCGCTGTGCCAGGGGGATGTGACGGAGGAACTCGGGATGCTGTGCGAGATGCTGGGGGTGGAGGCCGTGCCGCTGTAGGGGCGCGATTCATCGCGCCCGCCAAGGCCAGGGGCGCCACGAATGGCGCCACACCGGGATGATGCCATGCCACAGTTCGCCTCACTCACCAGTCCCCAACTCGGCGAGATCATCGCCCGCCGGCCGCTCGCGCTCCTGCCCGTCGGGCAACTGGAGGAGCATGGGCCGCACCTGCCGGTCAACACCGACGCCGTGATCGCCGAGCGAGTCTCGGCAGCGGCCGCCGAGCGCCTCGAGGACCTCCCCTGCCTGCTCATGCCGACCGTGTGGACCGGGTACTCGGGGCGCGAGCTGGCCCGCTGGCCGGGCACCATCCGCGTGCGCACCCGCGTCTTCGCCGACCTCGTATTTGACGTCGTCAAGAGCCTGTGCGACATGGGCGTCGAGAAGATCGTGACGGTGAACGGCCACGGGCACCACCCGGCGCTGCTGGAGATGGTGGCGCGGGAGATCGCGGACGCGACGGGGGTCTACATCGCCTGCGCCGAGGTGGCCAAGATGGCGGCCCCGGCCGTCGCGCGGCACCGCAAGTCGCCCCCGGGCGGGTGCATTCACGGCTGCGAGTTCGAGACGTCGCTCATGCTGTACTTCGGCGAGCCCGTGGACATGAGCCAGGCGCACAGCCGGGACATGTTCCGGTACAACACCGCCAACTTCCCCGGCGATGGCTTCGCCGGGGGCAAGCGGGCCTTCTGGAGCACCTGGGGCATCCAGCGCAGCGAGACCGGCATCTACGGCGACCCGACGCTGGCGACAGCCGAATTCGGGAGGGTGGTGTTCGAGGAGGCCGTGACGAACCTGGAGGGCTTCTGCCGGGAGTACCACGCGGTGGAGGCGGCGGACTGGGGGTAGGGACGAGAGGAAGAGAGGACGAGAGGGGGACTGAGGGAGAGCGCGATGAGGGTTCTGTTGTCAGTGTGGTGGTTGACGCTGGGCGCGGTGTGCAGCGCAGCGCCACTGCCCTTCGCAGATGTCACGTTGCCGACCCGGAACTATGTCAACAACGGTGGTTTCGAGCGCGGGCTGGAGGGCTGGGAGGCGTTTGGCGGGCGGACCTTCGGCGCGCTGGTCACGGATGAGCGGCACAGCGGGCAGGCGTGCTTCAAGGTGACCGGGAGCCTGGATGACTACCGCTACCTGAACCAGGGCCGCGTGCTGCTGACGCCGGGGAAGACGTATGTTCTGTCGGCATGGACCAAGGCCGCCGGGTTCAAGCGCGCGGGAGACAACTCGCTGTTCCTGAACCTGACGAACTACGGCTGGACCCAGAGCGCCCAGGTGGGGCCGGCCAAGCCCGATGAGGACTGGACACGCCATGAAGTGACCTTCCAGGCCCCGCCGACCGCCGAGCAGGGGGGCAGGCCGTGGTACACGCTGACGGTCTTCTGGCCCATCCAGTGTGAGGGCACGGTCTGGGTGGATGACATCCAGATCGAGGCAGCCGAGCGGGCGACGGACTTCACCGACAGCTATGTCGGCTGGGGGATGCAGGCCCTGGAGCACCTGCGGCGGGCGCGGCTGGGGGCCGAGGGCCTGCGCCGGAACCTGACCGAAGGGCCGATGCAGTCTCCGCCCGCGCTGACCGAGCGCGTGGCCCAGGCCCTCCAGCGCACCGACGAACTGGCCGGGCGGCTGCGACAGTATGCGAGCCTGACGACCGCCCAGACGCAGAGCCTGCTGCAAGACACCGAGACACTGGCCGGCGACATCTCCTCCCTGAGCAGCCTCGTCTTCCTGGCGAACCCGTATCTGCCGCCCGCGGAGGTCGCTCTGCCCACGGAGCAACCCGCGGAGCTGGCGTGGGCAGCGACGTGCCTGCAGGGCGAGCATCGGGCGACGGCGCTGACGGTGGCGAACCTGGGCACCGAGGGCGAGACGATGCGCCTGGTGGCCGGGGAGCTGTGGGATGAGACGCGGCAGGTGCGGCTGGTGGGGACGCCCTGGCTGACGATGTTCACCGCGCCGCCACTGCGGGGCTTGGTCAAGCCCTGGCAGCGCCTGACCGACCCGTTGGTGCGGCTGGCCGAGGGCGGGGTGTGGCCGGTGCTGCCCGGTGAGATGAACCAGGCGGTGCTGGTGTGCGACACAGGGGCGCTGCTGCCGGGGAGCTACCGGGGTGAGGTGGAGCTGCAGTCGCTCACCCGCGAGGCGCCGCCGCGCCGAGTCGCGGTGCGGCTGACGGTCGTCCCGGTGGCGCTGGCGCCGCTGAGCGGCGTGGCCGTCTGCGACATCGGCGCGATGGCCGACTACGCCCTGGACAGCATCGGGCCGCTGGGGGTCAACACCTTCACGGTGCCGGCGCAGTGGCTCGCGCCGGAGGTGGACGACGCAGGGAAGGCGACGGTGGACTTCACGCGGGTTGCGCCGCTGGTGCGGGCGCGCCTGGAGTGCTGCCCGGAGGGGCGCTTCTGGCTGGGCTTCGGCGTCGGGCATACCGTGGCCGCGCACCTGCAGAAGGCCTACGGGATCGGGCTCGACGACCCCCGGTTCGCGCCGGTCTTCAGCGCGTGGGTGAAGGCCGTCGTCGCCGGATTCAGCGAGATGGGACTGCCGCCGGAGCGGCTGGTGTTCGAGACGGTGGACGAGCCGAGCGAGGGGCAACTGGCCGAGGCGACGACCATCGCCCGGGCCATCAAGGCCGCCGAGCCGAAGGTACTGACGCAGACGTACGTGACGTCGCTGCGCACCACGGACGCGGCGGCACGGGCGATGTACCAGGCCCATGACATCATCGCCCCCGGCTTCACCTGCCTGAACGCCGAGGCACTCGCACCGCTGCGGCAGATGGGCAAGCAGGTGTGGGTGTACGACTGCCAGAGCAACGCAGAGACGTTCCACCCCGTCACGTACTGCCGCCTGCTGCCGTGGATGGCGCGCCGGTGGGGGCTGGAGGGGTGGGGGCACTTCTCGATGCTGGACTCGGCGCGCGGGCGGCACTACGAGCCGTGGCAGGGCGTGGCGGAAGAGTCCCTGGTCTATCCCGGCGACAGCGGCGGGCAGGTCATCAGCCGGCGGTGGCTGGCGCTGCAGGCGGGGACGGAGGACACCCGGGCGCTAGCGAGTCTCGCACGGCTGGGCGGGGTACAAGCCCCGGCCCTGCAGGCGCAGGCGCGGAAGCTCCTGACCGACGCGCCAGCCCAGGCGCTCTCCCTGGCGAAGCCGGGGCGGGACTACTTCACCGGCCTGCAGCCGGGAGCGGATGCCGGGGTGCTGGACCGCTTCCGGGAGCAGGCCGCGACGCTGGCGGGGGAACTGGCGGCGGCGGCATCGGCCGGGGCGCGGTTCACGCTGACGGCAGGGCCGGGCCAGGGAG is drawn from bacterium and contains these coding sequences:
- a CDS encoding DUF4838 domain-containing protein; its protein translation is MRTLCGSIAFILLVATVASAQPLTLVARGRSAFVIYRDTAAPPSVSLAAQELQRVIKLSTGVELPIRDEPASPMICLGDNAASRQAKLSVEGLRDDGFLIVTRGGNVYILGRENPGDQPTWRGYLTRGTLLGSYDFLERVVGARWLMPSEVGEEIPARERLTVPALNLRQEPALQIRYLVDVQEGPPPSAKVPDYPREWALRNKLQTTREGRRLDHGHAWDQYIPKEEWLAHPEWLARDAAGNPRSYVKHPAGVKYCTNNPELIQRFAAGVIQWLDDHPTFRGAAISPSDGGDFCECPECLKLVTRDPYERPSYSRVILKFYNDVARIVAQKHPDRPLAGYVYYNYMYPPADAPKTEPNVWLVQAPLNYYGYGLLKPVYREEFPRVVEGWLKITPNFIYHNYSNWMRSFNGAPLPAARDILKLEVPTAARAGAQGVEMLGLGAWGIGGPTNYIYARQLWNPTIDVDKTYEEWLRLAYGPAYAPMRKMLDQIEQRFVAYKSAESPVYKGEMYEMNYAKVEQIYLPLFPEMERLYLEAVDKARTDKQKRRLAMFGDNLIMLHWGMTRAGMTWPGAERSVFYRTDEQYAQFLADTEWAFWVYRNSGKRYVAPIWKGEWSG
- a CDS encoding DUF2064 domain-containing protein — protein: MKRTLVLLADPTLGLTGSVPAGDDFQAQLVEAGLKDTLAVCREVHPGPGSPPPDLVLAYPDRRDWYAQVAPQYWLLVPQMGANLAQRLDNVLLFLAPTPEDETLILGPRTPHVAARDLQHAFIALGQRGACLGPTVSGGVYALGIRGRWPTGVLQQVRWQAAAAASDLRRLFRKLRLGIAMLDKLEALSDAAQVARVVDERLAIDRPALPFVKQLARRLGPNG
- a CDS encoding creatininase family protein, with translation MPQFASLTSPQLGEIIARRPLALLPVGQLEEHGPHLPVNTDAVIAERVSAAAAERLEDLPCLLMPTVWTGYSGRELARWPGTIRVRTRVFADLVFDVVKSLCDMGVEKIVTVNGHGHHPALLEMVAREIADATGVYIACAEVAKMAAPAVARHRKSPPGGCIHGCEFETSLMLYFGEPVDMSQAHSRDMFRYNTANFPGDGFAGGKRAFWSTWGIQRSETGIYGDPTLATAEFGRVVFEEAVTNLEGFCREYHAVEAADWG
- a CDS encoding carbohydrate binding domain-containing protein — encoded protein: MRVLLSVWWLTLGAVCSAAPLPFADVTLPTRNYVNNGGFERGLEGWEAFGGRTFGALVTDERHSGQACFKVTGSLDDYRYLNQGRVLLTPGKTYVLSAWTKAAGFKRAGDNSLFLNLTNYGWTQSAQVGPAKPDEDWTRHEVTFQAPPTAEQGGRPWYTLTVFWPIQCEGTVWVDDIQIEAAERATDFTDSYVGWGMQALEHLRRARLGAEGLRRNLTEGPMQSPPALTERVAQALQRTDELAGRLRQYASLTTAQTQSLLQDTETLAGDISSLSSLVFLANPYLPPAEVALPTEQPAELAWAATCLQGEHRATALTVANLGTEGETMRLVAGELWDETRQVRLVGTPWLTMFTAPPLRGLVKPWQRLTDPLVRLAEGGVWPVLPGEMNQAVLVCDTGALLPGSYRGEVELQSLTREAPPRRVAVRLTVVPVALAPLSGVAVCDIGAMADYALDSIGPLGVNTFTVPAQWLAPEVDDAGKATVDFTRVAPLVRARLECCPEGRFWLGFGVGHTVAAHLQKAYGIGLDDPRFAPVFSAWVKAVVAGFSEMGLPPERLVFETVDEPSEGQLAEATTIARAIKAAEPKVLTQTYVTSLRTTDAAARAMYQAHDIIAPGFTCLNAEALAPLRQMGKQVWVYDCQSNAETFHPVTYCRLLPWMARRWGLEGWGHFSMLDSARGRHYEPWQGVAEESLVYPGDSGGQVISRRWLALQAGTEDTRALASLARLGGVQAPALQAQARKLLTDAPAQALSLAKPGRDYFTGLQPGADAGVLDRFREQAATLAGELAAAASAGARFTLTAGPGQGGVAIDAPQGGAVTLRILCDRQLPWRTVQRTVPEGRSVIETPVPTGQQITRCLAQLVGESGAIYTECVPPLVHATTDSVLAPYSVEKLNDGLAMPGMKFEPEWGWMSGGAGAEHWVEARLDRPVAVRGARVWWMTFYGLPQAVKLQVWREGAWTDAPGYEQWRAAKAAVEELTMPTVTTDRVRVVQKAGGGNRAFPNLMGMSEIEILEGRGR